The Lewinella sp. 4G2 nucleotide sequence GGCGTTGGTCGACGACGTCGTCTACCCGCAGACCGAGTTCGCGGGCCGTTCCCGGCATGAGTTGCCAGAGCCCGCCGGCACCCACCCGGCTGGTGGCGTAGGGGCGCAGGGCGCTTTCCTGGATGGAGACGTACTTCAGCTCCCGCGGCATTCCGTTGGCGACGAGTTGCTCTTCAAAAATGGGGAAGTACCGCGCGGAACGGGCCAACATTCGCCCCGTCGCGACGGGCCACCGCTCGATGTAGTTGACGATGCGGCGGCGCACCGTCCGGTCGTGGCGGTGTTCGACCCAGCTGTCGTCGAAAGCCGCGAGCCGGGCTTTGACGAGGGAGTCGGAGACTTCCATGATCTCATCGGCTAGTGCTTCGGCGGTGCTCCGGTTGTTTGCCGATAGGGCAAGGGGGAGACTTAGGCAGAGGAATAGCGTGAGGAGCGGTTTCATTTTTTCTTGGGAGTGGGGTGTAAGGTACGGTTTTGCCTTGGTTTCGGACCTCTGGTCCGGATTTCGCCCATCACTCCCGGTACGTCGACCTTTAGGTCGATGCTTGGTGACACTGTTTTTGCACTACTTCTCTTCTACCACTTCTTTTGTGACCAAAAGAAGCAAAAGTCTTGTCCTTTGCAGGTGGCTTAACGCAAAATTTCTCCGGATTGGCTAAACGCTGCAAACTCGCTCTACGATCTGTATTTCAAGCTTCATCCTTTGTTTGCATTAGACTTCAGTTCCAATCATCAACAGCATCAGCTCGAACAGTGCAGCGTTCTTCACGCCAATCCGAAGAAATTTTACTACCACCTGCAAGGGACGGATGCAGTCCGGGGGTTCAAGAGGGTGTCCAAAATCTAAAATCCAACGTCTAAAATCCAAAGCTCAGTCCTCTTCCCTATCACATAGCACCTGCGGCAGCGCCAACTTAATGTATGTTTAATCACGCAAAAACACAATTCGTTGTAAATGCGTAACTTGCACGCCTATTTGATAACGGCAGACGCGCCGCCGGGTACGGGCGGGCGGATTTAAAATGATATGATATGTTGAGCCAGAGCCATGATTTACTGGCCGTCCTGCAGCGGGCGGCGATGACGGGGGCGGTGCGGGAGGACGCGCATTTTTTGCAGGCGACGACGCTTTACGGAAGCTATTTTAGGGCGCTGAACGCAGGTGCCGAGCCGGAGGGGGAGGATTTGCACCCGGACGCCGATGCGCTGGTCGATGCATTAGAAACGGCCCTCGACGAACGGATCGCGCTGGGTTTGGACAACGGGTTGGTGCCGGAAGAATTTGTATCGCAAGATGCGCTTTCGGAAGCCGCTTTTGCGGAAGTGAACGCGGAACTGGTGGAAGCGCTGAAGGCTTACGGATCGTTGGTGGACTATTTTGGGGATACGGACGGCAGCAAAAAGCCCGCCCCGGTGGCCGTTGTGGAGGAGCTAGTGGAAGCACCCCCCGCCGCGCCGGAAGTAACGGAAAGCGTACCGGTGCAACAGCCGGTCGTTGAGGCGGTGCCGGCAGTAGCTGAGCCGGCGGTCGCATCGGACGTGGAGGATTTACTGGACATCCGGGTAAGCCTCTACGGATCTTCGCCACCGATTTGGCGGCGGTTTAGTATTCCGGCGGGAGCTTCGGTGAAGAGTTTGCACCGGATCATTCAGACGGCCTTCGAGTGGCAGGGGCACCATTTGCACGAATTTAACGTGGGCTACAGCCGCTTCGGCCCGGTGGAGAGCGACGGGGAATCCTACGCCGGCATGACCGTGGGCGACGTGCTGGAGCACCCCGGCGAAAAGATTGGCTACATCTACGATTTTGGTGATGATTGGCGCCACGTCATCGAATTGATGGGCAAGCAACCCAACCTCAGCGGGCGAACCCGCGCCCGTTGTACGGCCGGCCGCATGGCCGCCCCACTGGATGATTGCGGTGGTTTACCTGGCTTTTATGATTATGTGGAAATCCTCGAGCGCGGCCCGGAGGACCCGGATTATGATGATGCCGCGCGGGCCCTGGGGAAGGATTTTAATCCGGCGGAGTTTGATTTGGTTGCGGTGGATGCTGGGGTTGGGGAGATTGGGTTGGGGTGAAGGGGGTGTGTAATTATCGCATGATTATTGACCTGAATACTTAGTCTCTAATTTTAGTCAATATTGATGAACCGATAGATGTTATTAGACGGGCATAAAATGACCTCTGAATTTGAGTACTCTCCATTGTCAAATTTGACCAGAAAGATGTAGTCATCGCAGATACTATCCTCTTTGCTGTAGAGCAGTTCCTGAATTACATTTTCGGTGGCATCATCGATTATTATGGTATGGGTATTGGAAGGTTGATTATTTGGTTTCTTCGGCTTTGGGCTAGCTAAGACAATAAATGTTTTTCGTTCGTAGACCTCACCGGATAAATCATAGATGAGAACGAAGCGTAAATCTGGTCTATAGGAATTAAGGTATTCGATTTGATCCTCCAGAGTAACCCTGAACTCTACGCCGTTTATGATGGTTTGCGCGACGTTGCATTCATTTGTTTGTGAGGTTTGGCAGGTGGTGGTTAGGGAGGTTTGTAGGTCATTTAAAATAGTAGAGGTGGTTTTGTCTTTATTACTCTCGTTGCAATTGAGGAGTACTAGGAGAAGAATGGCTGCAAGTAGGGTAGGTGGTTTGATAGTAGGTGATTTTAATAATGATATATTTGACGTGAGACGCATATAGCCTGCCACAAATTACTCTTCCTCTCCTTCCGCTGCGTCTTCGGAATGAAAAATCATTCCCACACCCAAAAATAACATGCCCCAGTAGGTAAAGATCCTACTTCCGTGGTGAGGAGCAACGGAGGAAAGTAAAAAATAGCCGGAGATACTGACAACAGCGTAAATCAGGAAAATAACTGCGATGACTTTTTCTCCGCTCTTACCAGCTCCGTAGATCGTATTGGCTTGCCTGACCTGTGGAGCGATGTTCGTGAAGTACAATAGACCCAACAGAGCGGACAGGAAGGCTGCTGCGTAGTACCAATAGACGGGCAGCGTACTGATATTATCCAGGTATAATTCCAGGAGAATGATGGTGACAACGAGGCCTAGGGTGAGTAGTTTAAGGTGGCGCATTTTGGGGTGGGTGATTTTACATGTTATACAGAATGGATCGATACACCCACATTATTAGGACTGACAAAGATGAATCCTTACTGAAAAACTATACCTTATATGATTAGTGGGCGATTGCTACGCTAAGCAAGCTGCTCAACGTCTGGCATATCAAGGTAGGTTCTGAACAAGCCTTCTAAAAAGACCAGACCGTAAAGGCCGGACACATTTAAATCGGGCAAGCTTATTGCGGCGAAAAGAAAGAGGGTAGTCAGTGCGATATTGAATACAGTATTCAAAGGCGTTGTTGCATGAAGATTTAAGACAAAGCTTGCGCTCATAAAATATTTAATTAAGCATTTTTTAGTTGAGAAATCGGCATGCCATGGGCTGTCATATGATTGAGTGCTTTGATTTTAATTTTGTTTTCCTGCGTTTGAGTTTCAAGTGATCGAGAGTAGTGGGTTGGACCAAAGATGGTTTTATAACGGTACATCGCCGTCTCAGATAAACTTCGTTGGTGGTAATCGGCTTCTTTTTTCCATTCTGCCCTTCCGACTTCTTCTATGCGTTTAATAAATTGATTGCGAGGATAGTCATCGGCATCACCCGGTTCCTCCCAATACCATTTCACCGCGCCTCTCTGAGGTGGAATGACAGGCCAAATATCTCGCTCCAATAAACCATCGTAGCAACTCTGTGCATCATAAGCACCATCAAGGTAGACCTCATCGATTTCGGCTTCGACCTGATCGAGAAGATCATTTACCTGAGATTCATCGCTCTCGGAGTTAGTCGTCGTGATATGGCAATGAATAAAGCCAGTGCAAGGATCAACACCCAAATGAAGTTTACGCCAGGTACGACGCTTGCTCCATCCGTGCTTGCGGCATTTCCACTCGCCTTCACCGTAAACCTTGACTCCCGTCGAGTCTATCGCAATCGTGATCGGGCCGCTAGCTGGAATCGCAAAAGGACTAATGTTGAGAG carries:
- a CDS encoding plasmid pRiA4b ORF-3 family protein; protein product: MLSQSHDLLAVLQRAAMTGAVREDAHFLQATTLYGSYFRALNAGAEPEGEDLHPDADALVDALETALDERIALGLDNGLVPEEFVSQDALSEAAFAEVNAELVEALKAYGSLVDYFGDTDGSKKPAPVAVVEELVEAPPAAPEVTESVPVQQPVVEAVPAVAEPAVASDVEDLLDIRVSLYGSSPPIWRRFSIPAGASVKSLHRIIQTAFEWQGHHLHEFNVGYSRFGPVESDGESYAGMTVGDVLEHPGEKIGYIYDFGDDWRHVIELMGKQPNLSGRTRARCTAGRMAAPLDDCGGLPGFYDYVEILERGPEDPDYDDAARALGKDFNPAEFDLVAVDAGVGEIGLG
- a CDS encoding IS5 family transposase, with the translated sequence MSKIKKDERFEVKDKQDYRVVNWAEYNKALENRGNITFIIDESVTQNWYSDSPAQRGAQETYSDTCIEAIMMIKTIFRLPYRQSRGFTVGLLQLMDLAHLKVPSFTQVNRRFRTLNISPFAIPASGPITIAIDSTGVKVYGEGEWKCRKHGWSKRRTWRKLHLGVDPCTGFIHCHITTTNSESDESQVNDLLDQVEAEIDEVYLDGAYDAQSCYDGLLERDIWPVIPPQRGAVKWYWEEPGDADDYPRNQFIKRIEEVGRAEWKKEADYHQRSLSETAMYRYKTIFGPTHYSRSLETQTQENKIKIKALNHMTAHGMPISQLKNA